One Gossypium hirsutum isolate 1008001.06 chromosome A08, Gossypium_hirsutum_v2.1, whole genome shotgun sequence genomic window, ATCAAAAAACCGAACAACAATGATAGAGGAATGATCATCACATCATAGAAGGTTAGCACTCATTCCATCCCAATTTGTAATAAATATTAGCTAAAACCACATATAAAAATGGTTGAAATCTCCTATGACCAATAAACACCCAAATATAAACAAGTACATAACGAAACAATTAAAACTACAAATCCATCATCACTTAAACTTCACTAGAATCGAACATCAAAACTAACATCAATGTTACAAAAAGCTTGACTTGAAAAAAGTGTGGTGAGAAATGTGGTCTTAGAACTTCTAAGTGGTAGATAAAGCTGGTGCAAAGAACTGAAATCTCGAAccatatatatttctaaaataataaaaagttcaGAGATCTGAAGATATTATTTACAAGCTTCCAAAGTACAAAACTCCATTTTCTTAGCTTTTTAGTTCGAGCTGCCAAACCATGATTTCAACATAAAGGTCGAAAATTTTCGCTGGTTTAGCATTGTGAAACATAGCAATACTATGTAAACATCAATGCTAAACCGGGGCCGAAAAATATAACCGGAAAAATGCAAGCAAATCTCTTATATCAATGCTCCTGCTCCAGCAAAGCAAtcccaaaattatacaaatttataTGCAATAAAAGATCATCAACACATCAATCCAATAAGCATTAACAAACATATCTCCTTTTTTCCTTTCCTCAATTCGAAATCGAAAACCCATCTATTAAATCAGCAGTCGATTACATAAGCAAAAATAGATCGATACTAAGGAAATCAAATCATCATCGAAAGAAGCCCATCGATCCATAGCCAAATTTACCCACATTTCAAAAACGAGGCATCAAATCATCCATCTAAAACAAAACCCACACATATGAACCTCTAAAAATCCTGAATAAAAATTACCTGGGCGGGGATCAGTGATGACCATGTTCCTTGGGGTGTTGCTGGTGCTCCAGATGGCGACGCTCATTTGGGAGAGCGACGAGGTAAGAAAAGGCCATCCCACCGAAACAGACATGGTAAAGAGGCTGGATCGAATCGGTTTGAATGTACTTTGAATTGTAATTGTCCAAACCCTTTTGAAAAGCTTTCTTCACGTAACCCATAGATAGCATCGGTTTCACGTAGTTAGGGACTTCCTTCACTTTCATCCCTTTTATCTCGCTAAAAACTTTCCTCATTGCCATTTTCTGCAAAATTCAACCCTAACCCTAGCTTTGATTTCCCCCCTTTCCTTATTCTCTGGGAAATTTGGAGGATTGGATTTAAGagtttttttgtgtgtgtgtgtgtgtgtgtgcgcgCGTGTGTTAATTGAAGGGCTTCTCTCAGTTAGGTTTAAGGCTTCTTCGTTGGGCCGCCCTGCTTCATTGTTTCtttcacctaaaaataaataGGGTAAACTGCATTACGGTGACTCAACTATGTTTTTTCTTTATCCAATTATGAAAGTTACTAAATGGTTACTTAATTACTAGTATATTTCTTTTTTTGCCATTCAAATATGagaagttataaaatggtcactcaactatcagtaaatttcttttttgatcatccaaatatgaaaagttacaacatagctattcaattttatcttttttagtcACCCAACAGTATCAGATTTTTGGGTGCTTCCAATTTTATATGATACACGCACAGATgagatgaaatttattaaagaaaattCAACTAAACTACCAATTTTCAAGATCAAAAGATTAGTTAACTTGAGACGAATTTTTGAATGGGATCCAAGCTGTTAtgggttgagatgtcttcatAGCATTTGAAGATCTGTCTCTTAACCTCGAAACATACTTTGAATTACTCGATTTTGAGTTTAGGAACTCAAGTTATGgtcattttagtgaagactacgcGAACATAATTTTTGGATGGTATAATTATGAAAATTACGAGTTccgggcttttaattcgagtttaaatcatattgagtttaatttttagacttaatttttattatatatgagcccaatattgtatttatttgatcttattatttcattatttgtttattccgaattttagatttttttaagtgaGTTTTATGTAACAAtcaagtttagtttaaaattgtttcttatttagattgattaaaatttcagtatatttaagagttttattttgATGTACTTAGCCAACTTGTATGAAGGCCTATTCATTATACACTGTCAATTCATTCATTATTCactttaagttaataaattttcTTGAGTTTTGATTTTAATAATCTTTTCAAATTGTAAGAATCATTTTTAAGATTTTTCTTGACAGATTTTCTTTATTAAATGGAAAATTAGAGCTATTTTAAGAGTGTTGTGAATTCATCTTTCTAGGACTTTTACACGTCacttttcatctttttcatctaTCTTCTTCATTTTATCTTGTTCTTGTTTAATTGTTCaaacatttgatttatttaactattttttttttcatcttaattattttttttaattatttttttcaattaatagatttaacttagatttatttgtgttttagGTTTTGTTAAACTCTAAGTTTTTCTAGAGCCGTAAGCCAAATCCATGACTTAGACAAATTTACAATTCTATTCTGCGCATGTGTCCTTATCATTACATTAGCTAGCTAgtgataaaaaagataaaattgaatagttaggtaaccaaaaaagaaatttactaatagtcgGGTGACCACTAACATAATTTACCTAAATAAATAaggttaaaacatgttataaGTCATTGTACTCTTCACAACTTTAAAACTCAATCCTTGtacattttattttcatgattttattctctctaattttcaaatttcaaaattcagattgAATTGTTAACGCTATTTTTttgatatgatattttgaaataatagaaaaactcacttgataataatgtaactaaaaaatgactttggtaatgaacctaaatttaacaatataattttaacaatgttaatagttagatttgaattttgaatCTGAAAAGTAtaggactaaattcttaaaaataaaagcataaggactaaatttcaaatttatgaagaATTTTGAGACTTATGACATTTTACCCAATAAATAATATTTCTTgtctattttttttctattttggtacttaaattgttatttttcatttcatttatttaaaaaattactgaaGCTCAATAATAATATGTCATGTGTTACATTTTTATCGGTAACTTTGATTTTTAAGTAAactgaaatgaaaatgataattcaaatactaaaattagaaaacaaatatGTTTCAATGGCTAAATTGTGACAATAATTGTCAATACCTATCTATTTTGACTCCAACTAAAaaaacatgattaattaaatctaaatctAATTTTGATCCAacttgataataaaaaattaataaattgtaCTCATTGAATCTGAACTAGAATGACCTAAAATTGAAAGGCC contains:
- the LOC107926342 gene encoding uncharacterized protein, with translation MAMRKVFSEIKGMKVKEVPNYVKPMLSMGYVKKAFQKGLDNYNSKYIQTDSIQPLYHVCFGGMAFSYLVALPNERRHLEHQQHPKEHGHH